CATGTGTCGTCCAGAGCGTCAGCCACCATTTTCACCGAGTCCTCGGATGACCGGTTCATGTTCTTTGCTCTGCATTCAAGAGAAGCAGAGAGCTAGCTACGTTTTGGCTACCAGCCTTTGAGCCTGGCCCATCATGGGGCCTACACGGCCCCACTTCGTCTAGTCAGTTTTACTGGACTACTAGAAAAGATAAGATCTTGTTTTTCAGGAAGAAATGGGATATTTTTTGAGGTGCCGCCAATCGGACCGAACTGTTCTCCTGTCCAGCATTTTTGTTTTAGCTAGACTAGAAGGTTCCAAATTAAGTTGCAGGTCGCGATGCGCTACATGTTACACAGGGTTCCAGCAGTGCAACCCAGCATGAGTAGTAGTACAAAGAATCAAACTTGGCATCATCTTCTAGATGGCCCATACATACTTTGTATAGCTTGCACTCATTGATGCAGCATGCTGGCCATGTGAAGGCATTTTCCCCAAGTACTCCATGAAGAATCCACAACAAACTCCCATATGCATGACCAGTTATCTTTGCTTGAAAGTCTATGCTTATATTTTTGGGGGAACATGGCCAAGCTTAGGTCTATGATTAACATAAGAAAACAAAGCTCGTTTTTAATAGTTACAAGTAGAACTAAGTTGTTTGACCTAGCACATGTGGTGAGGTGGAGATGTTTAGCTCCTGCGTATGGATGGATACCTTGTACTATGAATGATTGGATACGTTGTGGCAACAGGCTGTCCTGTGGTGGGCTGTAGCCGCCCATGATTTTCATACAACCACACATGATGGCAACTGGATGGGAATGTTGATGATTCCTAATTTTGTCCATTTCCTATGTATGCCCCTTCATGCTCCGAAACTAGTAAGGGCAGAAGAAGCATTTCCTCGCTTCACTAATACATGAGAGTTTGCAAACTTTAACCCAGCAAAACTAATTTTTTGCTTCATGATCCCCATACTGATGTAACCCTTCATTACATGGAGTGTGGATTCTTCCTTCTGTTTGAAAACTATCTGAATACATCTAGAATTTGGATATGATCAGTATGTCGCTTTCGCAGACAGATGGATGCGTGTTCAGTGACTACGACATTCAATAATTACTCAGCATTTTAATTTTTCACAAAAATATGTAAATTCCCCCAAAAATTACTAATACTGCCATGGATAAGAACTATCACCATGTAGCATGTCTACCAGGTTTCACCCCTGAAGTTGATATTCACTCCATTCAGTAGCATTTTTACAGAAAATTCTAGCACTTGGACTATGTCTGTAATTTATTCAACCAACTGCACCAGCCGCACATGCTTAGCCATTGGTACAATTTATTTTTGCGGGAGAAAATAATAATAATCTTAATATGCACCAAGATGCTCAGAGATATCAACTCATGTAAATGACCAAGCCTATGATTGCAGGTTATCTAAATGATCCGGAGGCCACAAAGAACACCATTGACAAGGACGGTTGGCTGCACACTGGAGACATTGGCTATGTCGATGATGACGACGAGATCTTCATTGTCGACAGGCTCAAGGAGATAATCAAATACAAGGGATTCCAAGTACCTCCTGCGGAACTCGAAGCCCTTCTCATTACACACGCTGAAATCAAAGATGCTGCTGTTGTATCGTAAGTCGATGAACTGTTCAAAGGGATTTAGGATCCATTTGGTTCATGTCAAAGTAGGTGATTAAATTTAGCTGGTCTTCAATTTTTGCAGGATGCAAGATGAACTTACTGGTGAAGTTCCAGTTGCATTCATTGTGCGGATTGAAGGATCTGAGATCAGCGAGAGTGAGATCAAGCAGTTCGTTGCAAAAGAGGTAATGACGAGCCGTCCACTTTCCATATATTGAAGTATGCCACACAAATAGAGAAACAGACAAAGTTGCCACAAACAGTACATTTTTACAAAATTCTGAAGAGAGCATAATTTACAACATGTGATTTGTGAACTGTGAGGCATACCGACCATCCAGCATGTTATTTTACAAGACTGAAGAGAGCATAAAATGTTTGCATTGGTTCATGTATCTTCACCAATTCAGCGCAGATCTGAGAGTTCAAAAACCTAATAAGTTGTACAATGTTATTACAGGTTGTTTTCTACAAGAGGATCCACAAAGTTTTCTTCGCAGACTCGGTTCCGAAGAGTCCTGCCGGCAAGATCCTCAGGAAGGACCTGAGAGCAAAGCTTGCTGCAGGCTTCCCAGGCAGTGGAAGCACACAGTCCAAAAGCTGAGTCCCAtcttacacacacacacacacacacacctctgTCCAAAATCATGTAATGTTCTCAATGAAATGGCAATAATATTATTATTACATATAGAAGGGCTGGCTGGCACATGGTCGTCGATTCTTTCAGTTAGATGGCTAAGTTATATGATTTGTTTGTTCGCTCGTTCGATGATGTGTATCCTGTCATGTATAGATACCAAACTCTTTTTGACAACAAAGGCTGATTATAATATAATGTATACTGCTTATGATTTATACCACAAGTTGAATTAAACTCATTTGTTCTGGTGGAGGCCGACTTTCTGAGTGCTCACTGCTCTTGTTAATTTTTCTCCCTGTCTTATAGAACTAGGACTTCCCTTGCGCATCCGGATTTCTCCTTTAACGGATAAAATTGATCTTCTTGCATGACGAACAATATATTCTACTCAATTTTCACACAGCACGGTGGGGACTGTTGGATGATACCTGATCAAAATCAGTCCAGATGTTCTTTGGACTGGCTCTTCTGTGTTGTTGTTGTGTTGTTGTGGGTGGCTGTCCTTTGGACTAGCTAGCCGGGTGTGGAGTTGTTCGGAGCGAGTGGTAGTCGTCTTCTACTTGCAATTCTCTTCTATAAAGCTATGCCACGCAATTTGCGTACTCTCGAAAAAATCAGTCCAGAGGAACAGAGTGAATCTCACTGGAATCAGTATGTTTACTGCATGAATGAGACAGTTTTGCAGGGATTTTTTCCCACTGGAATATTCCTGTGTTCGAAACAGGGCCTATGCATTTTTGCAGGGCAACAATTTCGCTATAAAAAGGCACTTCATTCATATGGCTGCTGCTCATAGTATCAACAGAGAAGAGGTTACACGTTTTTTTTCCCGAGTAGAACACTTGTAATATTACTCAATCACCAACATGATTACAATCAGCTGTTGGGGGGTCCAGAACCCAACCAAATCATAGTTCTACCTTCTAAACGAGCATATAATTAGTGAATAATTGCTTGACTTTATTTTGGGATCGACTGATATGAGTAATACTGGTCCCACGAAGGCTCATAAGGTGCTGGAGGAGGTTACACGGTCTAGGAATAATACACAGagaatacatacatacatacatacaaacaCACTGATAAGTATTTTCTGCGGCAAATACGCTACTGCAGTACACATGGTCACGTCTTCTCACACTAGTTTTTTTTTTTCAGAGCAGTATTCTCACACTAGTAGCAACATAACGAAACAGAAGAGAAGCCCAAGAAGAAGTAGTCGCTTGGGCGTAGCCGGGCCGAATGCCTCTGTTGCGGCCCAACAGCACTAGCTAGCTATCATCCATCGGGAGCCCACCGCGGTGTGGTTACTGCTGGGGTTGATGGGCCGGGCCGCCTACTTTGTGGAGGAGGAGCGGTGCGGGTGCGGGCGCGGGCGGGAGAGCGACGGGTAGAGGCGGAAGAGGTTGCGGGCGGAGAGCGCGGAGAGCAGggcggtgccggcggcggcgagcccGCCGCAGACGAGGCTCCCGGCGACCTGCTGGCAGAAGCGGGTGAAGATGTTGCAGACCTTGTTCCACTGCAGCGCCTGCGCGCCGTCCAGCGCGATCAGGCAcgcctgcgccgccgccaccgtcgccgcGAACGTCACGTACGCGCACCCCTGCACCGCCCAGACCATCAGGCACTTCGTCAGGCACGTACAGTTAATTTACGTGTTTTTCAGATCATAATCCCATTGGATTAACTCGATGAATGCCTTTGACACTGTTAACTCGGTAGCAGTAATTTTCTTCTGCTGAAAGATAGTAGCAACTTAAGCAGTTAACCCCCCGAAATCTATCCTGGAATAACCACACCTGACTCTTACATTTGTACCAAAAATGGTCAATGTGGCAAGCCGTATCTCAGAAACCAAATGAGCAAACCTCTCTTAAATTTGTGAGCTAGCCCACACCCACCCATATGACTATGTGCTGCGGATTGAGTGGATGGCTGGATGCAGTCTGCCTCATTTATTATTTGCGTTCTACTGTGTATGCCTAGGTTGTTTTCGGGGCTTTTTTCACAAAAGTTAGTACTAATAATTGTGTGTTTGCATTTACTCCAATCGTGAAAAATCAGAAGAGTTCTAGTGCTACAAGTTCATTGAGTGTTGCCGTGTTACGAATGCACGGTAGCATCCTACAAAGTTGTGAATTTGTCGGGAAACAATTGAGTGTGTCATTAAGAAATTTGTCTACAACCCCATAAAATTTTAGAAATCCAAATTAGTTTTAAATTGGGAGACGCAAAAAAGGACAATTCTAGGTATACACAGTATCAAAAAGACAAACACGgataaactaaaatgttcgacACTATTGATAACTGAAGTTGTCTAGCTGGTTGCTCCAATCTTgacacgacaacaaatatgctatctaCAAGCAGCGTTCTAGAAAGAAACAATAAATAGTTAGTTTATCTGAAACGCGCGTGGTTCTGGACTAGCCTGATTTATCCACAAACAGTGTTCTAGAAAGAGACAATAAACACGCGGAGTATTTTTTTtatactctctccgttcctaaatatttgtctttctagagatttcgaataaactaccacatatggatgtatatagacatattttagagtgtagattcactcattttgctttgtatgtagtcacttgttgaaatctttagaaagacaaatatttaggaacgaagggagtataaaAGAAAATAGAGAGCTTGTAGACTTTGACTCTATTTATAAATGAAAAAGATTATCGACATGGATGGCACATGAAACTTGATTTTGCTAGTAAATCAGTTGCACATAGGCATGCATATGCGGCACCATGCACTTGGAGCTTGAATGCGCCGATCTTTTCCGATGGGGAACCAAAAATGATTTGGGATGGCCCTCGACGCATTGAAGGAAACATGAATGAGAAACAGCGGTGCAGCTGCAACCAACGCAGCAGTTCACCGCACTGTCCTGGTCTGATTTGCCAGTCCGGGAGACCTGCCGTGAGGAGCCGTTGGTGGATGGCAACGGTGACGGCGAGAAAGGAGGATGCTGGTCACCATTTGCAGTAGAATCGTTGTTATCACGACGGGACCGATCGATCACACGATAGCTCAGTGCTAACTGTTAATTATGCATAGCCTCCGAAAACTGTTTCCTATTCCTGTCGCGGAATTGAAGGTTGTTGGTCCGGTCGCCGTCGGGCGATCAATGAGCTGCCCAGTTAGTGCCTATCTTGTTTAAACCACCGGTGCTCATCAGAATTCATGCATGTTGTTGTGTAGTTACTCCCTGTGTTGATTAATTAGGCGCCAGACACAGAACGGTCTCTAGTCcctagtgtgtgtggggggtggaAATGAGCACAGTGATATGGTTTTCACTTTCAGTGAGCCGTCGATGAAATTCACTCCTTTTCAATGATTTCAGCACGTGCTAAAATATTTAGCTTTCGGTCAAAATATTTCTGTGGTCTCATTAgtactcaggagttcaaatatttTTCGAGTTTGTCAATATTTTTTGTAGAATCTCAAGTGAATGTTTTGGCCACAAACTGAAACCACTAAAATTCAATGAATTTCGGTCATTCAGGTTGTGTCTGAAATATTCCTGAAACCGAAAGTGGCAGAGGGACTGGCTGGTCATGGATACCGGACTGGAGACTGTGCGGAAGAAACATTCAGGGGCACCTGTGTGTGCTACGGTGGCCGGAGGTGTGGGCAAAGTGATGGGAGCAGTACCTTGTCGAGGAGGAGGAAAGCCCAGGCCAAGGCCCTGCTGTTGCGGCAGGGGTTGTGGGCGAAGCGGCCGAGGTAGAGGCACCGGAGCAGGTGCAGCAGGTGgtaccccgccgccgcgccgaccgccgccgtcaGCACCCTGCACGCACACACGTTACGCGCTCGATCGGTCACACGTACACTTACCATGGTCGTACGGTACATACGTACTGAGTGCTAGCTAGCTTAGCTCACCAGAGGGCGTGGACGTCCTTGACGGTGGCCTTCTTCCTGATGAGCAGCACCGTCTCCGTCTGCGTGTCCAGCCCCATGAGCAGCGCCGACGCCGTCGCCAGCGCCGCGCACGCGCCCCGCATCAGCCCCTCCGCCCTCACCTCCGACGAACCCCTCCTCCCCGCCTGCGCCGCCGTGTCCATCGCGCTCGAGTCGACGGTCGATCTCTGCCTGAGAGCTCGAGCTAGCTTGCTAGCTAGTGTTTTGTCTCGTGTCTATCGCACGCACGCCGTAGAGAGCGAGGGGGGTCACGGAAGCTTTATAGGCGCCGCGCACGGCGAGTGGAGAGGGAAATGAGTGGCTGCTCTAGGGAGTGCGGCGATGGGCGAGAGTATGTGCGCACGGGTGCGGTGGCGGGGTGACGTGGTCGATCGTGGCGGTGTGCAAGCAGTGCTCGGTGCGTGGGTTTAATGCACTGCGGTTAACGGGCCTGACCGCCCAAGGCCGATTTCACTGTTCTGACCCTTTTCGTAAATATTTGCGGTAGACCTCGAAGCTATAAATTTCGTGTTTTACCATGTACATACTACCGAATGTCAAATCCCTAGCCCATTGTACCGGCCGGCAGCTTGGTGTCAAACAGATGTATCTTAACATGAAAATCCCGTTGAGAAGTCCCAATAATGTCAAATCTACATGATTTAGCACCCCCAAGGACCGCTCCTGATTTGCCTCTAGCTGGAATCCAGTGCCATGAAATTTGATCAAGAGGATCAATTTTTCTGAAAAACTGGGAGAGTAATTCCTCTTCATTTTCTCTTGTAACCCCACAAAGTCAACCTCATGGTCTCTTATAATTTCATGTAAGTAAGTAGCCAACCCTTTCTTAGTATAAACCCTACAATTCCAAATGAGACCTATCATTGAAATTTTGTATTTCTTTCTCTTTCTCTGGCTGTGAGATTTCCACCATACAAAGCATGATTGATTGCAGCTGTCAGACCCTTTTTTATGATACCTCTGGTTTGAATACCACCACTCCTCACAAGAACTTGTTTATCTTTCCTGTTCCTCATCTTTTCCATCTTCTTCTGCGTTTTCAAACTAGATTTGGATACCACCAGAGTAAAATCATCATCCAAGCCCCTTCCCTTTCTTTCCCAATGCAATTTTTTTACAGGACTATTATCCTCACCAACACATATATCAGCTTTATCATGAAAATTAGGTCTAGCACATTCTAAGTCCCTAATCACATTAATAGTATCTAAGTTTGAAGAATAGAATCCCAAGACCTTGATCCATGATTCCACTGACCGAATCCCTTGTGGATTCTTTGttgacttgttactcttggagttGTTCTTGTTCCTTGACAGTTGGAGTCACTCGCGGATTTCCAATGGATTAGCTAGGGAAAAGTTTGTGAAGGTTGAAAATCACCCCAAGATATACCCTTAGTGGTTGATTTAAGACTATGAACAAAACTCAAGCAGAAGAAGGTTAGGCCATGGTGGCGGGAGCCTTCGTGTCCAAGCTCATGCATGATCATGATGGTATTTTAACATGAACAATTTCCCAATTGGATTCATATCTGATGCCTACTGCATCATGCGCAATTGCAGGATTTATGGTTCTTTGATGCAACTTATGGAAATGGTCACACATGGTTTATTCACGCAGTTTCTTTATGTGGTGTGttagtgtaacatcccaaaattctaaattttggaatgttataataaatagatagatttgattgattgattgaaagtgagtgaaattcgaaactttttgaaagttaaatgagagggaatacaAAGACTTTCCCAaatttcattttgcttttatgaactccgtgaattcaaattcttttcagatacaaaaccctagagagaagatgacatgacttcttccatttaaataaaatgaaaagggttctgaaaatatttgaatttcatttggaaatatttcaaattctcAAACTtgaagcaactcaatgattttcatgagagaagataaaatgacttcttcaaaacatatgaaatatgagttgggagtttcgaagaatcaaattcaaagtccctttgaaattattttccaatttggagttatttggtttttattcaaattatttttctccaaaataaaaatatatggaaaatagggtaaaatgattccctacatcaaaaaattggagataaataaatgtgaaaccattttggtattttttaaatgattttattggattttagtagggcagtagcactctttgaattatttgaattattctcgattttatttgacttgacaAAAATGTTCCCGTTGAAGAAAATAagtttctgaaaattttgatatattatatgcctatataatatttttatttcattggttttatttatttatttttgtaaAAATAGATGTTTTAAAAAAAATCTCTTCTCCGCCGAACTGGGCCAGCCCAGCCCAGCGCGCCGCTCCGTCAGCCCCGCGCGACCGACTCCAGGCAGGAGTCCGCCGCTGCCACGGCTCGCCGGAGCCGTCTCCCCGCCGGACTCCTCCTCTCCTGCCCCCCCTCCACGCCTCGCAGCCGCCCCTCCCCGCCTATATAAAGGTCGCAGCCCCGGGCCCCGTCTCTCCTCTCCCCTCGccccgcatctcgccgccgcaCTCACCAACCGCCACCGCCGCTGACGAgatccgccgccgctgccgcgcctCGCCTAGCCGCGCCGCCCCGCGTAGCTGCCGCCGTCACCCCGCGCCGTCGCCCGCCGCTGTCGTCGCTACCCCAACCCCgctgccgcgccgccgcgccatcgcctcgccggagctcgccgttgtcgccattcgacgccgtcggTTTTTCTCAACGAGCCGGCCGAACCGGTATAACCCCGATCCGGTTTATTTTCGTATTTGGTTTTTCTTTAAAATCGGTTTTTTTATTTAGTCTAGTTAGTTAGCAAACGCTCACTGTTTAACTCTTTGCTGCGAATGGATTCGTTCGTTAGCGTTCTGTACCGAATGTTCGTTAAATAGCCTTttcgttttattttatttctgcTAGGGACCCATCTGCGATTAAAGTTTTTACAAattagtccctgattttcaaacgattactactttttactcgtttgtccaaatccaatgaaaccaacgcccacttcttcgttatgatctcctctatccagtaatccaactcaaacatgtttttgaaattttgaaagtttaattagaccagatttgaattcaaacttcgtttgatcgtaacttgagttttataactccgtttgagttgattcttttttgcaaattaaagctcttgacctagactttttgataaggccaaattcacataattttggtagtGCTAGAAATtattttatgttgcaagagttatttgcttggtttttgatgttttccgagttgtcttcttcgttctttccgatcttttgagtgattgcttatgtgtggttactattgcttgcttacgatagattgaccggagtgtgacgagtagaactatcaagagttttgagtgtgaatcatcttcatcaacagtacaggcaagttcacactttgatcatatcccttacatacccagttttatgcattagtttcatcctcaaacacttgcatggttaggatctaatttaatttgtgggtttgggaagtagatgaggtagcacatattcacctgtttattatcaaacctatgggagttacttctacgttgcttatattgctatgctatgctcgtagacgtggattgggtttgagtgtactcatgacagatgtgagcattcttaattaatggttaacttaaggtggcaactttaatacacatctgggtggattgaggcacctggggtatctagtgattgcctgtattttttggaaatcccggggtactgtgtgattctcctatggactgccacccaggctcaaagggatcatgagattattcatgctagaa
This sequence is a window from Aegilops tauschii subsp. strangulata cultivar AL8/78 chromosome 7, Aet v6.0, whole genome shotgun sequence. Protein-coding genes within it:
- the LOC109783112 gene encoding CASP-like protein 2C3 codes for the protein MDTAAQAGRRGSSEVRAEGLMRGACAALATASALLMGLDTQTETVLLIRKKATVKDVHALWVLTAAVGAAAGYHLLHLLRCLYLGRFAHNPCRNSRALAWAFLLLDKGCAYVTFAATVAAAQACLIALDGAQALQWNKVCNIFTRFCQQVAGSLVCGGLAAAGTALLSALSARNLFRLYPSLSRPRPHPHRSSSTK